The following are encoded together in the candidate division KSB1 bacterium genome:
- a CDS encoding glycosyl transferase family 36, with product MDTAARRYGSFENKYGYFSDDGREFIITRPDTPRPWTNVISNGDFGMIVSQAGGGFSWKTHVNLNRLTRWNQDLIRDDWGKWLYLRDLNADKFYSLAYQPVQAEYQTYQVVHGLGYTIFEQQFNDLATEWTMFVAIDAPVEIWICKIKNKSTQPKHLQLSSYLEWNLGAGPDNHREFHKLFIETNFQPQLHAILATKTLWEVPTSRGHWNTEWPFIGFHAVNAPVSGWDTSKDALIGRHGTFQNPKGIRSGKFSATQGRFEDAVASLATDFLLQPGEEKFIVFVLGMADRHNGLAETEQVVPIIQKYCQTKVAEVELQKVKDFWQDIIQRVHIETPDPALDLLTNIWLKYQVISAHLWARTGYYQQSGAYGFRDQLQSQQVWLPIDPPRMLEHIKLNARHQFEKGTVLHWWHPITEQGHPTDMTDDLLWLPFMLNRYLLEVGDYSCLKEAVPFYDQGEATLQEHCTRAIAVALGRFSERGLPLIGAGDWCDGFSAVGLDWKGESIWLGMFLYKILIDWAEILEQYSPLKNPELAKQYRDRAAQLKQALNTHGWNGQWYLGATKDDGTPIGDPSQDECKIYLNSQTWAIISGVAEGERRERIARAMLEHLETDNGLMLYYPAFKKSDPFIGYLTRYAPGLRENGGVYTHAATWGVLALAQLGWSDDAVRILSKLNPILQSQQNADRYMAEPYCLPGNIDGKDSPYYGRAGWSWYTGSAGWLFSIVLEAICGVRPVHSGLEINPCIPPHWQQVRITRQFREAIYEISIHNPDKKTCGVREIFIDDKKISGNVIPLQQAGIYHVKVVI from the coding sequence TTGGACACTGCAGCACGACGGTACGGTTCTTTCGAAAACAAATATGGCTATTTCTCTGACGATGGACGTGAATTTATCATCACTCGGCCCGATACGCCACGGCCCTGGACCAACGTCATTTCCAATGGGGATTTTGGCATGATCGTCAGTCAGGCGGGCGGCGGCTTTAGCTGGAAAACCCATGTCAACCTCAATCGCCTCACCCGCTGGAACCAGGACCTCATTCGGGATGATTGGGGCAAGTGGCTCTACCTGCGGGATCTCAATGCCGATAAATTTTATTCTTTGGCATATCAACCTGTTCAGGCCGAATATCAAACATATCAAGTTGTCCATGGACTTGGCTATACAATTTTTGAACAACAGTTTAATGATCTGGCCACCGAGTGGACCATGTTCGTCGCCATCGATGCGCCCGTGGAAATCTGGATTTGTAAAATTAAAAATAAAAGTACCCAGCCAAAGCATTTGCAGCTCAGTTCATATTTGGAATGGAATTTAGGAGCAGGTCCTGATAATCATCGTGAATTTCACAAGCTGTTTATCGAAACCAATTTTCAGCCACAATTGCACGCCATTCTTGCCACCAAAACGCTCTGGGAAGTGCCCACGAGCCGAGGCCACTGGAACACCGAATGGCCATTCATCGGATTTCATGCGGTCAATGCACCCGTGAGCGGCTGGGACACCAGCAAAGATGCGCTCATCGGGCGGCACGGCACATTCCAAAACCCCAAAGGCATTCGCAGCGGGAAATTTTCTGCGACGCAGGGACGCTTCGAGGATGCCGTGGCTTCGTTGGCGACAGATTTCCTGCTGCAACCTGGTGAGGAGAAATTCATCGTATTTGTCCTTGGCATGGCCGATCGCCACAATGGCCTTGCTGAAACTGAACAGGTGGTGCCAATCATTCAAAAATATTGCCAGACCAAAGTAGCTGAGGTCGAATTGCAAAAGGTGAAGGATTTCTGGCAGGACATCATTCAGCGGGTTCATATCGAAACGCCTGATCCTGCGCTGGATCTGCTGACCAATATCTGGCTCAAATACCAGGTGATCTCGGCGCACCTCTGGGCTCGGACAGGCTATTACCAGCAATCGGGCGCTTATGGCTTTCGGGATCAGTTGCAATCCCAGCAGGTCTGGCTGCCCATCGATCCGCCTCGGATGCTGGAGCACATCAAGCTCAATGCCCGCCATCAATTTGAAAAAGGCACGGTGCTCCACTGGTGGCATCCCATCACCGAGCAGGGGCATCCCACGGACATGACCGACGATCTCCTCTGGCTGCCGTTCATGCTCAACCGCTATTTGCTGGAGGTCGGCGATTATTCCTGTCTGAAAGAAGCCGTTCCGTTTTATGATCAGGGCGAGGCTACGCTCCAGGAGCATTGCACCCGAGCCATCGCTGTGGCGCTGGGGCGATTCAGCGAACGAGGCTTGCCGCTCATTGGTGCGGGCGATTGGTGCGATGGCTTTAGCGCCGTGGGACTGGACTGGAAAGGCGAGAGCATCTGGCTGGGCATGTTCCTCTACAAAATTTTGATCGACTGGGCCGAGATTCTGGAACAATACAGTCCGCTGAAAAATCCAGAGCTGGCAAAACAGTATCGGGATCGGGCTGCCCAACTGAAGCAGGCGTTAAACACCCACGGATGGAACGGTCAGTGGTACCTCGGCGCCACCAAAGACGATGGCACGCCCATCGGTGATCCCTCGCAAGACGAATGCAAAATCTATCTCAATTCCCAGACCTGGGCCATCATCTCGGGCGTAGCTGAAGGCGAGCGGCGGGAGCGAATTGCCCGAGCCATGCTGGAACATCTGGAGACGGATAACGGCCTGATGCTCTATTATCCCGCCTTCAAGAAGTCCGATCCGTTCATCGGCTACCTCACCCGTTATGCGCCAGGGTTGCGGGAGAATGGCGGCGTTTACACCCATGCCGCCACCTGGGGCGTATTGGCGCTGGCGCAACTGGGCTGGTCTGATGACGCAGTTCGGATTCTATCGAAACTTAATCCCATCCTGCAATCCCAGCAGAACGCCGATCGCTACATGGCCGAACCCTACTGTCTCCCAGGCAACATCGATGGCAAAGATTCGCCCTACTACGGTCGGGCGGGATGGAGCTGGTACACTGGCTCGGCAGGCTGGCTGTTCAGCATCGTACTGGAGGCGATCTGCGGCGTGAGACCTGTGCATTCAGGATTGGAAATTAATCCGTGTATTCCACCTCATTGGCAGCAAGTCCGAATCACCCGTCAATTTCGTGAAGCGATCTATGAAATTTCAATTCATAATCCCGATAAAAAAACTTGTGGAGTAAGAGAAATATTTATTGATGATAAAAAGATCAGTGGAAATGTCATCCCGCTTCAGCAAGCTGGAATTTATCATGTGAAAGTTGTAATATAA
- a CDS encoding GDSL-type esterase/lipase family protein, producing MNNHKNWSAIFFILTVVCLPATLPAQLVIDSFDNISDSNRYQILAGSPGNALTISVSQDTLLEGQGAFRCQWQVQANSFAGIWARMEFWHPDSTGVWDLTPYLSLRFSYFNAMPSSKPGNIKLQLYFYDASDAPDTAHRSEEVEVWLLDLDVLDSAPGWRQIELPLRQSDIGALEKDKWLQSPLGISGNGRLDLNKIRGFAFAFVGSASLFLTDTKSATGVLFLDDFRMMGQAPGDLQSAVHIVVLGSSTAEGTGPTDKRNAWVNRYRAFLKSENANHRVDNLAKGGYTTYHILPTGQATPANRPKPDPQRNITYALSLAPDAIIINLPSNDATSGYSVAEQLANYDTVLAVARRNSVPVWIATTQPRNLSEAGRKNLMEMRDSTFARFGQYAIDFWNDLAQPNGTIKPQYDCGDGIHLNDAAHEILFKRVQAKDLPRELLSAVLETDSMPRSASLLGNYPNPFNTTTRIEFDLPTAMVGGYEILNLLGQPVVSINGRFFPAGRNQIVFHADGLASGVYLYQIRLGHEMFRGKMTCLK from the coding sequence ATGAACAATCATAAAAATTGGTCGGCTATCTTTTTCATTCTAACAGTGGTTTGCCTTCCAGCCACTCTCCCAGCCCAACTGGTCATCGATTCTTTCGACAATATTTCAGATTCCAACCGCTACCAAATTCTGGCTGGATCGCCAGGAAATGCGCTCACCATTAGCGTCTCGCAGGACACGCTGCTCGAAGGCCAGGGCGCATTTCGTTGCCAATGGCAGGTGCAGGCCAATTCCTTCGCTGGCATCTGGGCACGCATGGAATTCTGGCATCCCGACTCCACTGGCGTCTGGGACCTCACGCCTTATTTGAGCCTGCGCTTCTCATATTTCAACGCTATGCCGTCCTCGAAGCCAGGCAATATCAAATTGCAGCTCTATTTTTACGATGCGAGCGATGCCCCTGACACTGCCCATCGCTCCGAGGAAGTGGAGGTCTGGCTGCTGGATCTCGACGTGCTCGATTCAGCACCAGGCTGGCGGCAGATCGAACTTCCTCTGCGGCAGAGCGATATCGGGGCGCTCGAAAAAGACAAGTGGCTGCAATCGCCGCTGGGAATTTCGGGCAATGGTCGGCTCGACCTGAATAAGATTCGGGGCTTTGCCTTTGCCTTTGTCGGATCGGCCAGCCTGTTCCTCACCGACACCAAATCCGCCACGGGCGTGCTGTTTTTGGATGACTTTCGCATGATGGGTCAGGCACCTGGCGATCTGCAAAGCGCCGTCCACATTGTGGTGCTGGGTTCCTCTACGGCTGAAGGAACAGGTCCCACCGATAAGCGCAACGCCTGGGTCAATCGCTATCGGGCATTTTTGAAATCAGAAAATGCCAACCATCGGGTGGACAATCTGGCCAAAGGTGGCTATACCACCTACCATATTCTGCCCACAGGCCAGGCCACACCAGCCAATCGGCCCAAGCCCGATCCGCAGCGCAATATTACTTATGCCCTGTCGCTTGCGCCCGATGCGATCATCATCAATCTGCCATCCAACGACGCTACTTCTGGTTATAGCGTTGCCGAACAACTGGCGAATTATGATACCGTATTGGCTGTCGCTCGTCGCAACAGTGTCCCTGTCTGGATCGCCACCACGCAGCCACGCAATTTGAGCGAAGCTGGCAGGAAAAATTTGATGGAGATGCGAGATTCGACGTTTGCACGGTTCGGCCAATATGCGATCGATTTCTGGAACGACTTGGCGCAGCCGAACGGCACCATCAAACCGCAATACGACTGCGGCGATGGCATCCACCTCAACGATGCCGCCCATGAAATTTTATTCAAACGAGTACAGGCCAAAGATCTTCCCCGAGAGCTACTCAGTGCGGTATTGGAAACAGATTCCATGCCTCGATCAGCGAGTTTGCTGGGCAATTACCCCAATCCATTCAATACCACGACCAGGATCGAATTCGACTTGCCTACGGCGATGGTAGGTGGCTATGAAATTCTGAATCTGTTGGGACAACCCGTGGTCAGCATAAATGGGAGATTTTTTCCCGCAGGTCGCAATCAGATTGTGTTTCACGCCGATGGGTTGGCTTCGGGGGTTTATCTTTACCAGATTCGATTGGGTCATGAGATGTTTCGAGGGAAGATGACTTGTCTGAAATAA